In Triticum aestivum cultivar Chinese Spring unplaced genomic scaffold, IWGSC CS RefSeq v2.1 scaffold92066, whole genome shotgun sequence, the DNA window GCAACAGCGATGGCAGCAAGTGCTCGATCAGCGAATCTTAGAGCAGTCGACCGAAGAGCTGATGGCGTAGGGGACGCTAACGCCGCACTTTGTGGGGATGCCCGCGGCCTTGCCAGCGTTGAGCCCAGCAGCAGCGCTCTTGATACACTTGCACGCCGCTTGCTTGTCAGCGGTGCTCCGGGCTGAGCTGGCTAGACTCCTAACGCCGCTGCAGCAGGCCGCAGACGGGTTGGCGCCGTTGCCGCGTGCATAGGAGATGCAGGGGCTCAAGGCAGAGCTCACCTGACCGCACGATACGGCCGCCTCCGTGGCTGCGAGGAGCATAGCGGCCACCACGGCGACGAGCACGACCTGAGCAACAGCAGAATGGGCCATCACGATCAAGCTAGCTAGCACTAGTAGTGGTGGTGAGCTCAGGCAGAGATGATGAAATAGCTAGATTTGCTAAGTGATTGTAATGGTGAGGAGTTTCGTGGGGATGCATGGGCTTAAATAGGGCTTCTTGGTGTCGAGTATTGTGTCTACGTGTGCCAATTCAATTGATACCAGCAAATGCATGAATTTAGGTTGTTGGATGTTGGAATTGATTTATGGGTGTTAATGCATTTAGGAGATGATTGGTTGTTACCGTTTGGTTGGGCCGATGGATGGACCAAGCACTACATCCAGGCGTTCTAGCGGTGGAATGTGGTTGATTAGCGCAGCAGATTAATTATGAGACTAAGACATGTACGCAGTCATATAGTGGCCGACCATGGAGTAGTTGAGTGCATCTATGATGGTGAGCACGACCATTGAACTGTGCATATACGTACGTCATCATTTTTACCCAAAATACGCTCTGGCCTACCGAATCCAATAGCTCAGCTTGCAAGCGGAAACCCGATTTGCTTCCAATAGAAGCACAGCCGTGCATCTCGCAAAAGGGAAAAAATGTTTTTTCCATCCACAAGAGGTACTGATTTTACTTCTTGTGGAGTCATGAATTTCTTATGTGAGAGGGAAAAATCATGGATTTTTTTGACCATGAGAGGCActaatttacttctcgtggaggcacggatttgcttccacgACAAGCACGGCCATGCATCTCAGAAAAGACAAAATATGttcttttccttccacgagaggcactAATTTAGTTCTCGTGGAGGtgcggatttgcttccgcgagaagcttGGTCATGCTCTTGGAAAGGGAAAACCGTGCTCTCGGTTCGGGGTTTTTTCGTCcgattttttcgtgaaaaaaagttcgtcgaaaACTATCAACAtacgatctagttttgaagatctcgatgcgaggaat includes these proteins:
- the LOC123177917 gene encoding non-specific lipid-transfer protein 4.1, with the translated sequence MAHSAVAQVVLVAVVAAMLLAATEAAVSCGQVSSALSPCISYARGNGANPSAACCSGVRSLASSARSTADKQAACKCIKSAAAGLNAGKAAGIPTKCGVSVPYAISSSVDCSKIR